ACCAGGAGGTAGATAACCACTAATCCTTCCTGGGGAAGGGCGAAAGTCATGGTCAGGGTCTTCGGCGTTAATGCGACATTCAATCGCATGACCCTGCAAAACAACTTGGTCTTGGGTCAGCTGGAGTCTTTCTCCTTGGGCAATCCTGATTTGTTCGACAACCAAGTCTACCCCAGTAATCATTTCGGTTACGGGATGTTCGACTTGAATCCGGGTGTTCATTTCCATAAAATAGAATTGACCCGATCTATCCAAAAGAAACTCAATGGTACCAGCCCCAGTGTAATTAATAAACTGAGCGGCTTTGACAGCAGCTTGTCCCATTTTTTCTCGTAGATCTGGGTCTAGAGCTGCGCTAGGAGCTTCTTCGAGCAGTTTTTGGTTGCGGCGCTGAATCGAGCAATCCCGTTCACCTAAGTGGATAACATTACCATAGTTATCTGCTAGAATTTGAAATTCAATGTGGCGCGGACGCTCAATGAATTTTTCTATATAAACACCAGAATTACCAAAGGCTGCGCCTGCTTCCCCTTGCGCCGCCAAAAAGAGTTTGACAAATTCGTCTTCAGAACGCACTAGCCGCATACCTCGTCCACCGCCACCAGCTGTAGCTTTAATCATCACTGGATAACCGATATCCTTGGCAAGTGTTAATCCTTCTTGCTCCGACTCTACCAGTCCTTCACTACCTGGAACTGTAGGCACCCCAGCCCGTTGCATGGTTTCTTTAGCCGTAGATTTATCACCCATCAAGCGGATAGCTTCTGGAGTCGGGCCAATAAAGGCAATATGATGGTCTGCACAGATTTCTACAAATCGGGCATTTTCTGCCAAAAACCCATAACCAGGATGAATAGCACTCGCATTGCGCGTTAAGGCTGCAGCAATAATATTGGGAATATTCAAATAACTTTTACTGCTGGCTGGCTCGCCAATGCAAACCGCTTCATCGGCAAGTTGGACGTGTAGCGCATTACGATCAACAGTGGAGTGAACGGCAACCGTCGCAATTCCCATTTCTTCACAGGCGCGGAGAATGCGAAGGGCGATTTCTCCCCGATTGGCAATTAATATTTTGTCAAACTTCATTTTCTAGCTTCGATATCAGTACCAGTAGATTGACATTCTCTCCCATTCAACATGCAACAACGCTCTCCCCTTATTGCAAATTATCATGGCAGATTACCAAGCCTCGTCCTTAAGCATTGTGTAAACGCCCTTTGGGCGGCTTCCCAAAGGGTAGGATCTAGCTTAGAAGCCCCTACGGGTTTAACTAGACTAACAATATTACTGCTGCTAGTCTGTTTGGGCCACCCGCAGGGGGCTGTTGGCTATATCCGAACGGCACGGAGCTAGGGGAGCTAGGAGAGATGGAGGAGATAAGGGAGGTAAAGGAGTCGGGAAAAATTATTCAACATCGTCATCCCCCTCATCGGAGCCTCAACAAGCCTGCCATTCGGTTATACCCCTTTAATATCACTTGAGAAGTAACTATATTTCTGTCAGTCTGGTATCCACTAGCAAAAATTTTATGCTATATTCATTTAGTTAGATAACCTGTGCGGATGTGGCGGAATTGGTATACGCGCACGCTTGAGGTGCGTGTGGCTTTGCCTTGCGAGTTCGAGTCTCGCCATCCGCATTTTTTACATATATAGTCAAGAGTCAAAAGTCAATGGTTAAGGTTAAGCAACCTGAAACTGTTGACTTTTGTTTATGGAATCTGGACTCTGGACTTTGGACTTATTGCTTTTTTTTATGTTTTTATAGAGATAGATGAAGTTTTGTAAAAAACATTGACTGCTACTTTTACAGCGACAAACAACTTAACATTACCAACGGGGTGGCATCGCCTGACTCCGATTTGGCAAGGTGGTGAGGAAGTAATTCAACAAAGTTTGCCTCACTCTGTGCTAGCACCAGCTTGGCAATTGCTACTTTTGGGCGATGGCTCCCCAACACGACACTTACAATTGCTCACAGGTGAGCCGACAGAAGTGGATGTGATTGACATGTCTTTGATTGGTATGAATGCAGATGATGCGCCCAACTTAATTCAATCTGTCCCAGGTCCGCGACTGCGGCGACAGGTCTGGCTGCGTACCGCCTCTGGTCAGCGATTAGGTTACGCTACTTCATGGTGGGAAGCTAGTCATGTAGATGAGTTTTTGCAAAACCGTTCCTTACCGATTTGGGCGAGTTTAGCTCGTATCCGTACAGAGTTATATAGGGATATTCAAGGAATTTACTACGGGGACTCAGTGGCTTTGGAGTCTGGTTTTGAGGTTAAGGGGCCTTTTTGGGGGCGTCACTATTTGTTTTGGCATCATGGACAGCCCCTAACATTGATTTATGAAGTTTTTTCGCCTTATTTAACTAAATATTTGGGAGCTACGCACATTGGTTCCATCAATATGTAATAAATTAGCAAGTATGAGGTATGAATTTCAATGGCACTACCTGTTGTGTCTGTCTCGATGAAGAAAAAAAAGAAACCGTCTCTGGTACTGACACTTTCCGCTGCTGGATTATTGATTGGCGCAGGGGGTGCAGCATACTGGTTTTTAACCCAGGGACAACTATTTGCGAGAAATTTGCCAGTAGGTGCAAATATTATTCCTCAAGATGCGTTGTTTGCGGTTTCCCTCAGCACAAATCCTCAGCAATGGGAGAAATTGCGCTCGTTGGGGACAAAAGAAACCCAAGCAGAATTAGATAAAAACTTAGTGCAGCTGCGCGATCGCTTTCTGACTAATAATGGGTATGATTTCCAAAAAGATATTCAACCTTGGGTAGGCGATGAAGTCACAATCGCCATTCTTTCGCCCCAATCGAGTCAACCCGCACCTAAACCCGTAGCGACTAATACTGATGCTGATACTAGTCAGCAGTCGATGGTCATGGTGCTGCCAGTCAAAGATATAGATAAAGCAAAAACTATTTTAGCACAACCCAAAGCACCAAGTCAAGGCAAATGGATTGACCGTACATATGAGGGTTTTGCCATTAAACAAACCGATGGACAAACTGGGGCTAACTTTTCCGCAACATTAATAGATGGGCGGTTCCTCGTGATTACCGATAATCCCAAAGCCACAGAAAGAGCAATTGACGCTTATAAAAATCAAGTATCCCTAGCCACAACAGGGGGATTTGCTGATAATTTTCCCAAAATTGCTAATTATCAACCATTTGCCCAGTTTTATATAAATGTGCCCTCAGCTGCGAAAATAGCAGCCGCTTCTCCCAATCGTCATTTACCTGGCCAAGTATTGGCTCAACTGCAGAATAACCAAGGTTTAGCGGGAAGCATTACCTTAGAACCAGAAGGAATCCGGTTAAAAGGCGTTTCCTGGCTCAATCCTAACAGTCAGCGCGTGCTAGCGGTGGAAAACAACGCCGGGAGAATGCAAAACCGGGTACCAGCAGAAACCTTAATGATGCTATCTGGTGGAAACTTACAACGTTTGTGGGCAGACTATATTTTAACATCCCAAGGAAATCCCCTCTCGCCGATCACAGCAGAACAGCTGCGAAGTGGTGTTAAATCCCTGACAAATCTGGATTTAGATCGGGATTTGCTCAGTTGGATGAAAGGCGAGTTTTCTGTTTCAATAATTCCCAATAGCCCCAAACCAGGGTCATCAGAGGATTTTCGTGCAGGATTCCTCTTCATGGTACAGGCAAGCGATCGCTCATCGGCTGAAGCATCTTTAAAACAGCTAGATGAGGTGATGAAAAATCAATACCAGTTCCAGATTCAACCGGGAACAGTCGCGGGTAAACCGGTTATTAACTGGATTGGGCCTTTTGGTACTTTAACCGCTACCCACGGCTGGTTAGATGGAGATATCGCCTTTTTAGTGGTGGGCGCTCCCATTAGCGATAAAATTATCCCCAACCCTAATTATACACTAGCTAGCACTTCGCCATTTCAACAAACCGTTCCGACAGAACCCAATCCCACAAATGGTCAATTTTTCCTTGATGTGGAACGGACAGCGAAAAATTTTCCCCTCCCGACTTTAATTCCCAATCAACAAACTTGGCTAGCTGCAACCCGTTCAATTGGGGTGACAACATCTGTTAGCGACAGTCGCAGTAATCGCTACGACTTATTTATCTCACTGAAAAAAGCTGATACCCCAGCCCCCTCATCTAGTCCACAGAAGTGAGGAGTGAGCGTTTTCGGGGTTTAGCAATGCTAAACCCCTACGACATCTGGGGTTGTTTGCAGTCCATATTTTGTGTTTTTTGTCAATGCGTAAGTCCTAACACCTATGGGCAGGGTGGCAGTCGCAATTAATACCTAATCTTCGACCTGGAGGCAACTGTTGATTTATGGATAAACTTTGCAACCTTTGTGGCTTCTAGGTTAGCTTTAGAGACTTATTCAGCAAGCCCTAATTACAAGCCTGTCTGCGTCTACTGAGTCGGTTGTTGTGCAGCTTGCCTTACCTCATCCAGAGTTAAACCTAAAGCTTGTGCGATCTGTTCCACTGTCAACCCGGCAGCTAACATTGGTGGTACAGCAAGTAACTTTCCTTTTTCTATACCTTCCTGTTTTCCTTTCTGTTCGCCTTCTGCAAAAGCTTGCTGATATACTCGTGTTTGCTTCAAATCGCTTAATCCAAACATTTCCTGTATCTCCTTGATATCCATACTGGGAAATTTATAAACCAAAATCGTCTCAATTAATTGTAATAATTGTTGCTGTTTTTGTACTGAATTAACTTCCTGACTGGTTCTAGTAATTAACTGTTAGAGAAAGCGTTATGTCCTCAAATCTTAACATTTCTCATGGTTCGTTTTTACCGTTGCCATCTTCTGAAGAACGCGCTTGAGCCAGTAACCTGAGAGAATCGCTGACACGGCGAGGCTTTGGTTCTTCTTTTTTACCGGCTGGCCAACCTTCACGCTGACGGGAGCGATCGCCATCTGTTTCTTCGGTTTGGTCGTGGAATAAAATTTGTCGTGTTGGGTATGGCAAATCAATACCGTGTTCCACATATAGCTTTTGCTTAATTGCCGAAATTACCTTGTCTCGTGAAGATAAATCATCTGCTCTGCGTGGCGGTTTGATCCACCAGCGCACACGAATGTTGACGGTGCTTTCAGCCAGTTCCAGCGCCAACACATCAGGAGCCGGATCTTTTAAAACTTCATCTATTTCATACAGTGCATCTAACATCAACTGCTTGGCTAAATCAATGTCGTCGCCGTAGCCAATACCGACATCATATTCTAATCGGCGTTTATCAAAAGCAGTGTTGACTGTGACAGAATTAGTAAACAGTTCCGAGTTAGGAATGACAATCAGCCGACCGTCATAAGTTTTAATTGTTGTGGCGCGTGTTTGGATATTTTCGACAGTTCCTTCAAAACCTTTAAATACTATTTGATCATTAATTTGAAAAGGTTCTGTTAGCAAAATTAAAATCCCCGCCAAAAAGTTTTGTAGAATATCGCGGAAGGCAAAACCAATTGCTACACCGCTAATTCCCAACAACTGCACTAAATCACCAGCTTTAAATGTGGGAATTACAATAGAAAGGGCAACAAACAAACCAATCAAAACTGTTGCGCCTTGGGCTAACCTTCCTAGTACTAATCCCAGATTTCGGGCGTAGCGACGGTTACGAGTTAAGTGTTTAACAAATGCCTTAATTCTGCTGGCAATAAACAAAAACAATAGAAAAACAATCAACGCTAAGAACATGTTTGGTAACAAAGCGATGAAACCATTAATTATGCTTTGAACTTTGTCCCAAGCGGCGGATATTTCTGCGTTCATTAACTTTCCTCATTCGATTTTAGATTTGGGATTTTAGAATTTTAGAAATATTCATCATCATTTGTAATTAATTGCTAGTAGTAGGAGTTTCTAGGACGTTGACATTTACTAAAGGGGTGACGTTAAAATCTTGTGTTTCTTTCGCTACTTTTATGGATAACTAATAGTAAAATGCCAGTTTAAGAGACTGCGTAATCGAAAATTGCTAAAGTTACGAAAGCCATATCCAGCTGTCTGTGGTTAAGGCTGCACTCAGAACTGTTCATGGTACTGACAAGATTGAAACCGAAGTTTCCAGCTACTACAAAGCTTACGAAATCAAGGGTACTTACCGGGGGATGATGATTGCAATTCCCCCTGAAGAATGGCGAGTTTTTCAGAACATGACCTTCACAGAATTATCGCAAATTCTCAAACATCTGGCAGGTCATGTCAAGCTGAGGGCTTTTCGTCGTCATCCGCGAAGTCCAAAAAAACCTCAACCAAAGCGGACTTATCTCAAGAATCGACCTCATGTCTCAACTTTTAAGATTCTAAACCAGAAAAAACTGGAAAATAAGACACCTTGAAAGGGCTAGTCCTAACACCTATGGGCATTGAGCAACAACAGACAATGCCCTGCCTGTTGGGATTATTGTACCAAAAAGCCGTCCTAGAAGCGTAGCACTGAGGGGTCGTTGTGGACTTGGCTCTAGACCTAAATTTTCGGTAACGATATAGGATCAGAAAAGTCAGAACTGATAATTTTAACGAATCCACTAGGGAGAAGACTTTATGAATCTGGTTTTACTCCAGAACTGGCTGGACAATGGATCTTTTGCGGTCTTATTCCTCACGATGCTGGTGTATTGGGTAGGGGCTGCTTTTCCGAATCTACCGACAATGGCGGCTTTGGGGACAGCGGGAATGGCGATCGCTAATTTGTGCATAGCTACAATATTAGGGGCGCGATGGATAGAAGCCGGCTATTTCCCACTGAGCAATTTGTATGAATCGCTATTTTTCTTAACTTGGGGAATTACCGCTGTCCACTTGATTGCTGAAAATAGCAGTCGTAGCCGCTTGGTGGGGGTTGTGACCGCCCCTGTGGCTATGGGGATTACAGCTTTTGCTACTTTGACACTACCATCAGAAATGCAAAAGGCAGAACCTTTAGTCCCGGCGCTGAAGTCAAATTGGTTGATGATGCACGTCAGTGTGATGATGTTGAGTTATGCTGCTTTGATGGTGGGTTCGCTGTTAGCGATCGCTTTTCTCATCGTCACTCGCGGTCAAAACATCCAACTACAAGGTAGTTCTGTTGGTACTGGTGGCTATCGTAGTAATGGCTATCGGTTACACAAAGCAGGCGAGCTAGTTTCTCAGCCACAAACTGCGACTGTAGAAAATAATGGCTTTGCTCGTTATGAAACCAATGATAACGGTAATGGTAACACAGCTGTTTTGGGAGCAGTCATCACAACCACAATCCCAAATCCCACATCCAATATCCAAAATTCTGAACTCCTTTCACCCCAGCGCCTTAGCCTAGCTGAAACCCTCGATAACATCAGCTATCGCATTATAGGACTGGGATTTCCCCTGCTGACAATTGGCATTATAGCTGGTGGCGTTTGGGCTAACGAAGCTTGGGGTTCTTACTGGAGTTGGGACCCCAAAGAAACCTGGGCGTTAATCACTTGGTTAGTTTTCGCCGCATACCTCCACGCCAGAATCACTCGCGGTTGGCAAGGGCTACGTCCAGCTATTTTAGCAGCTACTGGCTTTGTCGTCGTCTGGGTTTGCTATCTTGGTGTGAATCTTTTAGGTAAGGGTTTACATTCTTACGGTTGGTTTTTCTAAGGGGACTGGGGACTAGGGACTAGGGACACTTCGGCAAGCTCAGTGCATCGCTGGGGATTGGGGACTAGGGACACTTCGGCAAGCTCAGTGCATCGCTGGGGACTGGGGACTGTCTAAGAGATTTTCATTTTTAGTTGTGGGATTTTCCCATGACTAGCTGACTTGAAAATAAGACCCCACCCCTAGCTCCTCTACCACGAGATAGAGTTAGGACTTACGCATTGACAAAAAACACAAAATATGTTAATCCAAAAAACCGGAGATGTCGTAGGGGTTTAGCATTGCTAAACCCCTACAACGCGGGTCTGTTTACTTATAGCGTTTCTCGCCCTAGTAAGGTACACCCGTAGGGGCACGGCATTGCCGTGCCCCTACACCGCGTGATACAATTTTGTACCTCACTTAACTGAGAATCGCTATAATCAAACAATTAAAACAAATAAAATAAATCAAACCAAGAAAACAAATACTAAATTAACAGTCGATTAACGATGGTATTTGTAGAAAAACCTAAATACGTAATATTACTATTGTGTTAGTATTAAAAGTATTGGAATATAGTTCCAGCAATACAGGGGCACGCCAAATAAAAGATGTTTATGAAATTTATATACGGGTATTATGCTGTCAAATTCAAAGCCTGCGAAAAATATTGCCCTACATAGAAAACCCACAGTTGAGGGTAATAATAATAATATTTTGCTGACGCTATTACTGCTTGTGGTTTTACCAATTGGTTGTTTCACTACCTTTTCTTCAGTATTATCTTTATTGACTGGAAGTGGTGATTCTTATTTTCCTACATCAATCCCTTGGATAGATAATCAAGCAGAATGCCAACATACACATAGAAGTTGGTATAACAATAAATGTTGGGATGATGAACAGAGTCCCATGTTCTAAATATATATCTATTATTGTGCTAAATTCCAAATCGAAAATTGCGACCGTTGATGTAGACGCATGTCTGGCACCTCAACACAAAGCTACGCCGATACAATAGAAAAATATCTGCGTCCATCTGCGGTTCAAAATTCAACATGGTATGGACTCCCCTACATACAAAAATACATCGCACAATTAGATCGCGCCAGCTATTTAAGCCTAAGCAGCGGTTATTAGTTGCTGTTTCTGGCGGTCAAGATTCTCTGTGCTTAATTAAACTACTTTTAGATTTACAATCAAAATGGGGATGGGATTTAGGTATTGCTCATTGCGATCATCGCTGGCGTTCTGACTCCCAAGCTAATGCTGACCATGTAGAAAATTTAGCTAAAAGTTGGGGAATATCATTTTATTTAGCAACCGCTGAGGAAGCTGTAAAAAGTGAAGCAGCTGCAAGGGATTGGCGATATCAAGCTTTAAGTGCGATCGCCCAAGCAAATCATTACCATTATATTATTACAGGACACACGGCAAGCGATCGCGCCGAAACTCTGCTTTATAACTTAATTCGCGGTACTGGTGCTGATGGTTTACAAGCTTTAACTTGGGAACGCCCACTAACTAACGACATTCTGCTGGTACGTCCACTCTTAGAAGTGACTCGTACAGAAACAGAGCAATTTTGTCAACAGTTCCAGTTACCAATTTGGGAAGATTCCACCAATCAAGATGTGAAATATGCCCGAAATCGTATCCGCCAAGAATTATTACCATATTTGCAAGCAAATTTCAACCTGAAAGTAGAATCAGTTTTAGCGCAAACAGCAGAACTTCTACAAGCGGAAGTGGAATATTTAGAGCAAGCTGCAGATAATTTGCGCCAAGAAGCGATGCGGGGGGGGGATGGGATAATGGTGATGCTAAATCGTCGGGTATTGCAAACAGCACCACTGGCTTTGCAACGGCGTGTCATGCGTCAGCTATTACAAAAAATACTACCTGAGTCGCCAAATTTTGAACATATAGAAAAATTAACAGCTTTAATTACAGCACCAAACCGTTCGCAAACCGATCCATTTCCAGGAGGTGCGATCGCCTATGTCGAAGGAGATTGGATTTATCTTCAGTAGGTCGGTGAGTGAATTCAAATTACAGCGATTTTCACGTAATAACCAAAGATCTTCGTAGGGGCGCAAGGCCTTGCGCCCCTACCATTGGTGGTCAAACGCTTTCAAGAAGCAATCAATTCTGGCTGAGATATCAGACTCAGGAGAGTGTGACGCATTTGGCTGATAGTCTGAAGTTGATAATTTCCAGTTTCTTGAATTTGAGCTAAATCTTCCACCATTACTTGAAGCTTCTCCCGTAAACCATCTAAGCAATCTTGAATTGGCTGTAGTGCTTCTTGATAGAGATTAACGCGACTCCAACATTCAGCAGTTGCTGTTCGCAGGTTCTGTAGGTTTTCCTCGATTGTTTTGAGTTCTTGGCGTTTATTTTCCAGTTCTTGGCTTTGTGTGTTAATTGTCCCCTGCGCTAACTCAATAGCAGCACGCATCTGCTCAATGTCTCGTTCTAGTTTTTGCAGTTCTTGGGAATGTTGTTGTCGCTGGTTTTCAATTTGCAAAAGAATCTGACTGAAATCAATTTTCTGATTTTCTTGTACATCAGCCAGTGTATTTCCTTGTCGTCGTCGTAGTATGTTACGGTGTTCCTTGATTAATTTCTGTCGCTCTAGCAAATTCCGGCGTTGTCCTACCAAAGTTTCGTTCAGCATTTGGTAGAGGTCTTTTTCTTCGGTCAATTCTGTTTCTAAGTTGATGCGGTCTTGGTCAGAGGCCTGGTTGATTTTTTTTTGCAGTTCCTCTATAGTATCTTGCTTATATTTAAGTTCTAGTTCTTGATCCTGGACGAAGGTAGAGTCAATCTCAAACTTTGTCTGCAAATCTTGTATCAATTTTTGCAGTTCTTCTTGAGGCATTTTTTCTAAAGCTTCCACATTCAGTTGCTGGCTGATAACCGCATCACTGGAGTTTGCAGCCAAAGAGTGAATGTCCTGATATAAGTCCTGCTCATGGCGTAATTGTTCATTGAGTATCTGAATATACTCTTTTTTGCTAGTAAGGACGGCGGTATGGACTTTTAACTGAGATGTTTGTTCCTCCAGAGAATTTTGTGCCTGTTGGTATGCATTTTGGCGATCGCTTAAACTGTGTACCAGGCGATTCACTTCCTCTTGCTGTTGAGTGGCTAAAGTTTTTTGCTGTTCAAGTTTTTCCCAGTGTGGGTTGAGATTCGCTTGCTGTTTTTCTACCAATTCAAAGGACAGCTGGAGGTGTTCTTTGAGGATTTCTGTGGGAGCTACCCGAGTAGACAAGCGATCGAGCAACTCACTATCGAGCAATTCACTGATGACTCGACTTTGCTCCTCATCCAAAACCTTCCCCTGTTGGCAATTTGCTTGGTATTCCTCTATACGACGCTGCTCACCGCGCAAATGCTCCCATGCGCCTTCGAGTTCCTGATGATTGCGCTCCAATTCTTGTTGTAACTGTTCGATTTCTGCACGAGATGTCTTAACTTGCTGTTGTTGCGTCTCTAGATTTTGCAGTTCCTCCTCAATTTGTTGTAACTGTTCCCAGCGGGTTTCCATGTCCATTTCCCGACGATTCAATTCTTGCGCTTGAAACGTCAGCGATTCTTTCCACTGGTCAATTTCGTCTTCCTTGAGTTTAAATTTTTCTAATTGGCGAGAAAAATTTTGCAAAATGTTAACTAGAGGGCGTCCTGCTTCTTGAATCCGCTGTAGCTGACGATTGGGAGTCATTTCCACTAATACCAGTGCGCCATCGTTTAATTTGCTGGCGTCTTCAGCATTAATCACTTCTTCTGGAACCGGACTCCAACTCTGATCAGTCCGTTGACAAGCCAACAGTTTTAGTTCAGTTTTGCTTCCACTACCCAGTAAACCACTTTTCTGCTTTTGTACTTCTGCTAAATACAGCACACCTTTAATCCCTTATATACTTGATGACCGTGTTTTAGGTTATACCTTAGATAATTCTGTTAACTTGTCTGATTTCAGTTCAGCCAAGAAAAAAAAAGACAGACAAAACAATTTATAGACGCAATATGTTACGTCTTGATTTTTATAAAAGCGACTGAATTATGTTTTTATATTTTGTGCTAATAGCAGTGATGATGACTACCGTGTGATCACTAGCTTTGTCACAAAATATTACAAGGTGTTCAGGATTGTTACGTAATGTATCCTGGAATCGAGAACGGGAAAAATTCACAAAACATGTCAAAAAGATAACAAGGAGCAATTTTTAGCTAAATGCAGGGAAATTTAAATGAAATTGATATCCGTAGTCTCCTGCAATTGATGGAGTTGGGGCAAAAAACTGGACAGTTGTTAGTTGAAGCCAAGAACTGTCAGAATTGCGAAAAGCTTGATGGATACGAGACCAACAGACATCACTATTGCCGTAAGTGTCAACAACAGCGTTGGTTAGTATTTTTATGGAATGGTCAAATTATTTATTGTCAAGAAGGCGATCGCAGCGGCTCACGCATCGGAGATTACTTAAGGCATTACCGTATTGAGATACCGCCAGACGAAATACATTTAGCCTCCTTAACATCGCTCAATCCACCAGAGTATACTTACCTTTGGGCACTGTTAGAACGGAACATGATTAACCCCAAGGTAGCGAGAAATATCATCCACGGCTTGGTGCATGAGACACTGTTTGATTTGCTGAGTTTACATCAAGGTAGCTTTATTTTCCATCAGAGTTCAGTAATTGCCCCGCAATTAACTAGCTTGGAGATTACACCATTAGTTACCAAAATTACCAAACAACTGCAAGAGTGGAAACAACTATATCCAGAGATTCAGTCACCGGAACAATTGCCCATGCTTGCTGACATAGTGCAGCTAAATTCCTCACTACCGACAAAAACAATAAATAAGTTACAACATTGGGCAGATGGGAAAACCTCCCTGCGTCAACTAGCGCGTTATCTCAACCGAGATATTTTGACCGTTGCCAAAGCAATATATCCTTACGTGCAACAGGGTTGGCTAAAAATAGTATATAAAAGAACTGACAAAAACAGTGATTGTACAACTGATGTGCGGGTAGAGAGTAATTATAGGGGGCGAATAGTATGTATTGACGATACAACCAGCATCGGTGAAACTATAGAGTCTATCTTACAGCCACAAGGATATGAAGCGATCGCAATCACTAATCCCTTAGAGGCGCTCAGTCTCGTTTTTCAACTCCAGCCAGATTTAATTTTCTGTGAAATTACCATGCCGAAATTAGACGGCTACGAGATTTGTGCCATGCTGCGTCATTCCCAAGCCTTTGCGTTTGTGCCAATTATCATGCTTACTGCTAAGGATGGATTCAATGATCGACTCAGAGCTAAGATGGTCGGGGCTACAGATTATTTAACAAAGCCCTTTGACGATACTGAGTTACTAATGCTCATCGAGAAATATCTCAACAGGGCATAGACGATGGAAATAAAAAAGATTTTAAGTAAGTCAGTGGGAATCAACCAAACTATATTACGAAACGTAAATATGCCCCAAATCCTTACCAATGAAGCATGAAAAATGACAAATGACGAGCAAAGCCTAGAAGGTTTATTTGCACCTACTTGTGCCTCCGTTAACAACTTTGTTAATCTACTCTCTGCTGT
The Gloeotrichia echinulata CP02 DNA segment above includes these coding regions:
- the ccsB gene encoding c-type cytochrome biogenesis protein CcsB, with the protein product MNLVLLQNWLDNGSFAVLFLTMLVYWVGAAFPNLPTMAALGTAGMAIANLCIATILGARWIEAGYFPLSNLYESLFFLTWGITAVHLIAENSSRSRLVGVVTAPVAMGITAFATLTLPSEMQKAEPLVPALKSNWLMMHVSVMMLSYAALMVGSLLAIAFLIVTRGQNIQLQGSSVGTGGYRSNGYRLHKAGELVSQPQTATVENNGFARYETNDNGNGNTAVLGAVITTTIPNPTSNIQNSELLSPQRLSLAETLDNISYRIIGLGFPLLTIGIIAGGVWANEAWGSYWSWDPKETWALITWLVFAAYLHARITRGWQGLRPAILAATGFVVVWVCYLGVNLLGKGLHSYGWFF
- a CDS encoding DUF3352 domain-containing protein, producing MALPVVSVSMKKKKKPSLVLTLSAAGLLIGAGGAAYWFLTQGQLFARNLPVGANIIPQDALFAVSLSTNPQQWEKLRSLGTKETQAELDKNLVQLRDRFLTNNGYDFQKDIQPWVGDEVTIAILSPQSSQPAPKPVATNTDADTSQQSMVMVLPVKDIDKAKTILAQPKAPSQGKWIDRTYEGFAIKQTDGQTGANFSATLIDGRFLVITDNPKATERAIDAYKNQVSLATTGGFADNFPKIANYQPFAQFYINVPSAAKIAAASPNRHLPGQVLAQLQNNQGLAGSITLEPEGIRLKGVSWLNPNSQRVLAVENNAGRMQNRVPAETLMMLSGGNLQRLWADYILTSQGNPLSPITAEQLRSGVKSLTNLDLDRDLLSWMKGEFSVSIIPNSPKPGSSEDFRAGFLFMVQASDRSSAEASLKQLDEVMKNQYQFQIQPGTVAGKPVINWIGPFGTLTATHGWLDGDIAFLVVGAPISDKIIPNPNYTLASTSPFQQTVPTEPNPTNGQFFLDVERTAKNFPLPTLIPNQQTWLAATRSIGVTTSVSDSRSNRYDLFISLKKADTPAPSSSPQK
- the tilS gene encoding tRNA lysidine(34) synthetase TilS, with the protein product MVWTPLHTKIHRTIRSRQLFKPKQRLLVAVSGGQDSLCLIKLLLDLQSKWGWDLGIAHCDHRWRSDSQANADHVENLAKSWGISFYLATAEEAVKSEAAARDWRYQALSAIAQANHYHYIITGHTASDRAETLLYNLIRGTGADGLQALTWERPLTNDILLVRPLLEVTRTETEQFCQQFQLPIWEDSTNQDVKYARNRIRQELLPYLQANFNLKVESVLAQTAELLQAEVEYLEQAADNLRQEAMRGGDGIMVMLNRRVLQTAPLALQRRVMRQLLQKILPESPNFEHIEKLTALITAPNRSQTDPFPGGAIAYVEGDWIYLQ
- a CDS encoding chorismate lyase → MTATFTATNNLTLPTGWHRLTPIWQGGEEVIQQSLPHSVLAPAWQLLLLGDGSPTRHLQLLTGEPTEVDVIDMSLIGMNADDAPNLIQSVPGPRLRRQVWLRTASGQRLGYATSWWEASHVDEFLQNRSLPIWASLARIRTELYRDIQGIYYGDSVALESGFEVKGPFWGRHYLFWHHGQPLTLIYEVFSPYLTKYLGATHIGSINM
- a CDS encoding mechanosensitive ion channel family protein — translated: MNAEISAAWDKVQSIINGFIALLPNMFLALIVFLLFLFIASRIKAFVKHLTRNRRYARNLGLVLGRLAQGATVLIGLFVALSIVIPTFKAGDLVQLLGISGVAIGFAFRDILQNFLAGILILLTEPFQINDQIVFKGFEGTVENIQTRATTIKTYDGRLIVIPNSELFTNSVTVNTAFDKRRLEYDVGIGYGDDIDLAKQLMLDALYEIDEVLKDPAPDVLALELAESTVNIRVRWWIKPPRRADDLSSRDKVISAIKQKLYVEHGIDLPYPTRQILFHDQTEETDGDRSRQREGWPAGKKEEPKPRRVSDSLRLLAQARSSEDGNGKNEP
- the accC gene encoding acetyl-CoA carboxylase biotin carboxylase subunit, encoding MKFDKILIANRGEIALRILRACEEMGIATVAVHSTVDRNALHVQLADEAVCIGEPASSKSYLNIPNIIAAALTRNASAIHPGYGFLAENARFVEICADHHIAFIGPTPEAIRLMGDKSTAKETMQRAGVPTVPGSEGLVESEQEGLTLAKDIGYPVMIKATAGGGGRGMRLVRSEDEFVKLFLAAQGEAGAAFGNSGVYIEKFIERPRHIEFQILADNYGNVIHLGERDCSIQRRNQKLLEEAPSAALDPDLREKMGQAAVKAAQFINYTGAGTIEFLLDRSGQFYFMEMNTRIQVEHPVTEMITGVDLVVEQIRIAQGERLQLTQDQVVLQGHAIECRINAEDPDHDFRPSPGRISGYLPPGGPGVRIDSHVYTDYQIPPYYDSLIGKLIVWGPDRPTAINRMKRALRECAVTGLPTTIGFHQKIMENPQFLQGNVSTSFVQDINS